One genomic window of Pseudomonas aeruginosa includes the following:
- a CDS encoding bifunctional diguanylate cyclase/phosphodiesterase: MLASAIASGTAVSQVSKHLLMFLAALFLALGACGWAILHIARHQDDIAIEQSHFYVEKALQNRRENSEQFSTTYSFWTDAYVYLGNRVDVDWAFTKNNLGSVLYTTNGYDGVFVIDDRGTRYAMLEGELSERSLADSLGADAGDILSAARRAAVDEAAISRYVDFDGAPAILVASAIKPTSDHAPIDLAKASVMVFVDRLTPVKLAKLGGDYGIANLHLLAGGAAGDKESLALEGTPHRLAWVSSRPGSAMLRETALPLLGIFVLAAGLLFWLSRSAVLNARAVDRQQKVLKRSNQALLASEERFKSIAEAASDWIWEVDGHFVFTYLSVRFRDVTGYQPEAWIGRRLDELLDSDTVNIVKWLEGLPDAGAPSSLVCAFRDSQGQARVGKLSASAIRNGVASGYRGTAADITDEVEAHAKIQHLSLHDALTGLPNRNKLFQFLERLLAEKAGKSPVAVLMLDLDRFKPINDQHGHPAGDAVLYAIAERLRASTRDQDMVARLGGDEFVVVSTHVSSKLEIEKFCSRLIDVINREVAYEGHSFHVGASIGVALAPEHGGDPRGLLRCADVAMYEAKAAGRNTWRFYLEAMDSHLAEKKLRETELRAALQNGEFELYYQPRFLAQEQTIASAEALIRWNHPRRGLIGPDEFIGLAEESDLIVQIGNWVLREACATAASWPGEVMVSVNVSPAQFMTGDIVWQVREALRLARLDARRLELEVTENVMLNDVDGALRTMTALKELGVRLNMDDFGTGYSSLGYLRTYPFDSIKIDKRFVASMEKTGRDRSIVQAIINLGNALNLRVTAEGVETEGQMHILRDEQCHELQGFLLSRPLDAQGLRDLLAREAGQTQAPQVSAEGHAARRP; the protein is encoded by the coding sequence ATGCTTGCTTCAGCGATTGCCAGCGGTACCGCAGTCTCCCAGGTCTCCAAGCATCTCCTAATGTTCCTGGCCGCCCTTTTCCTCGCCCTCGGTGCATGCGGCTGGGCGATCCTGCACATCGCCAGGCACCAGGACGACATCGCCATCGAGCAGAGCCATTTCTACGTGGAAAAGGCGCTGCAGAATCGCCGGGAAAATTCCGAGCAGTTCTCCACCACCTATTCCTTCTGGACCGACGCCTACGTCTATCTGGGAAACCGGGTCGACGTGGACTGGGCCTTCACCAAGAACAACCTCGGCTCGGTGCTCTACACCACCAATGGCTACGACGGCGTCTTCGTCATCGACGACCGTGGCACTCGCTACGCCATGCTCGAGGGCGAGCTTTCCGAACGCTCGCTGGCCGACTCGCTGGGCGCCGATGCCGGAGACATCCTCAGCGCCGCCCGCCGCGCCGCGGTGGACGAGGCGGCGATCAGCCGCTACGTCGACTTCGACGGCGCACCGGCGATCCTGGTCGCCTCGGCGATCAAGCCCACCAGCGATCATGCGCCCATCGACCTGGCCAAGGCCTCGGTGATGGTCTTCGTCGACCGGCTGACCCCGGTGAAGCTGGCCAAGCTCGGCGGCGACTACGGCATCGCCAACCTGCACCTGCTGGCCGGCGGTGCGGCGGGCGACAAGGAAAGCCTTGCCCTGGAGGGCACTCCCCATCGCCTGGCCTGGGTGTCGTCGCGTCCGGGTAGCGCCATGCTGCGGGAGACCGCGTTGCCGCTGCTGGGAATCTTCGTGCTCGCCGCCGGGCTGCTGTTCTGGCTGAGCCGCAGCGCCGTGCTCAACGCCCGCGCGGTGGATCGCCAGCAGAAGGTCCTGAAACGCAGCAACCAGGCCCTGCTGGCCAGCGAGGAACGTTTCAAGTCGATAGCCGAGGCGGCCTCGGACTGGATCTGGGAAGTCGACGGGCATTTCGTCTTCACCTATCTCTCCGTGCGCTTCCGCGACGTCACCGGCTACCAGCCGGAGGCCTGGATCGGGCGGCGGCTGGACGAGTTGCTGGATAGCGATACGGTGAACATCGTCAAGTGGCTGGAAGGGCTGCCCGATGCCGGTGCGCCGTCCAGCCTGGTCTGCGCTTTCCGCGACAGCCAGGGCCAGGCGCGGGTCGGCAAGCTGAGCGCCAGCGCGATCCGCAACGGCGTCGCCAGCGGCTATCGCGGCACGGCGGCCGACATCACCGACGAGGTCGAAGCCCATGCGAAGATCCAGCATCTGTCCCTGCACGATGCCCTGACCGGCCTGCCGAACCGCAACAAGCTGTTCCAGTTCCTCGAACGCCTGCTGGCGGAAAAGGCTGGCAAGTCGCCGGTAGCGGTACTGATGCTCGACCTCGACCGCTTCAAGCCGATCAACGACCAGCACGGCCATCCCGCCGGCGATGCGGTGCTCTACGCCATCGCCGAACGGCTGCGCGCCTCGACCCGCGACCAGGACATGGTTGCCCGGCTCGGCGGCGACGAGTTCGTGGTGGTCAGTACCCACGTGTCGTCGAAGCTGGAAATCGAGAAGTTCTGTAGCCGGCTGATCGACGTGATCAACCGCGAGGTCGCCTACGAAGGGCACAGCTTCCATGTCGGCGCCAGCATCGGCGTGGCCCTGGCGCCGGAGCACGGCGGCGATCCGCGCGGCCTGCTGCGTTGCGCCGACGTGGCGATGTACGAGGCCAAGGCCGCGGGGCGCAATACCTGGCGTTTCTACTTGGAAGCCATGGACTCCCATCTCGCCGAGAAGAAGCTGCGCGAGACCGAGTTGCGCGCCGCCTTGCAGAACGGCGAGTTCGAGTTGTACTACCAGCCGCGTTTCCTGGCGCAGGAACAGACGATCGCCTCGGCGGAGGCGTTGATCCGCTGGAACCATCCGCGCCGCGGGCTGATCGGCCCGGACGAGTTCATCGGCCTGGCGGAAGAAAGCGACCTGATCGTACAGATCGGCAACTGGGTGCTGCGCGAGGCCTGCGCCACCGCCGCCAGCTGGCCAGGCGAGGTGATGGTCTCGGTGAACGTGTCGCCGGCGCAGTTCATGACCGGCGATATCGTCTGGCAGGTGCGCGAGGCCCTGCGCCTGGCCCGCCTGGATGCTCGCCGGCTGGAGCTGGAAGTCACCGAGAACGTCATGCTCAACGATGTCGATGGCGCGCTGCGGACCATGACGGCCCTCAAGGAGCTGGGCGTCCGCCTCAACATGGACGACTTCGGTACCGGCTATTCCTCGCTCGGCTACCTGCGCACCTATCCCTTCGACAGCATCAAGATCGACAAGCGCTTCGTCGCCAGCATGGAGAAGACCGGGCGCGACCGTTCGATCGTGCAGGCCATCATCAATCTCGGCAACGCCCTGAACCTGCGGGTCACCGCCGAGGGGGTGGAGACCGAAGGGCAGATGCATATCCTGCGCGACGAGCAATGCCACGAACTGCAAGGATTCCTGCTCAGCCGGCCGCTGGATGCGCAGGGCCTGCGCGACCTGCTGGCGCGCGAGGCGGGGCAGACCCAGGCGCCACAGGTTTCCGCCGAGGGCCATGCTGCGCGCCGCCCTTGA
- a CDS encoding carbamoyltransferase → MIILGITNNDLAGACLVRDGGIVAAASEERFTRQKDHKAWPSRSIDYVLGEAGIDLADIDRIAYGWNAGFDAGRHLDLYLDRVLEEARERPEGLPHLRKRIADEMANDKAKRGEFDAFVRANGLRGKVEYIDHHECHALGAFVCSPFDEALTLTCDGRGDFQSLTVTHYRADGGETVLQRETSVDSLGYFYGRITRLLGFKPNRHEGKITGLAAFGDAEKLLPLMNDMIRLENGRLRARCGELYLPSYDGYSDPLLQRCAAERPADVAAAAQRHSEDLLVAIAREHVARTGCANLCLAGGVFGNVKLNQRLREIPGVRDVYVLPCMGDGGLALAAAVAVAYRENGTRFPAPSMALGPDARSAAQNAELIASQYPQLAYSRPANLIETLVEALRENQVLGMFKGRMEFGPRALCNRSIVYHPGDASANDWLNQRMERTEFMPFAPVTAVEHAEACYVGWREDQVAADYMTMTYDCHADFRARCPAVVHVDGTARPQIIRPQADPFMHALLHAWHARSGQPALINTSFNRHEEPIVCAPQDALGALEDGMVDLVVLGESLLVWRKGENAFARARFE, encoded by the coding sequence ATGATCATTCTCGGGATCACCAACAACGACCTGGCCGGCGCCTGCCTGGTGCGCGACGGCGGGATCGTCGCCGCCGCCAGCGAGGAGCGCTTCACCCGCCAGAAGGACCACAAGGCCTGGCCGAGCCGCTCCATCGACTATGTGCTCGGCGAGGCCGGCATCGACCTGGCCGACATCGACCGCATCGCCTACGGCTGGAACGCCGGGTTCGACGCCGGGCGGCACCTCGACCTCTATCTGGACCGGGTCCTCGAGGAAGCCCGCGAGCGTCCCGAGGGCCTGCCGCACCTGCGCAAGCGGATCGCCGACGAAATGGCCAACGACAAGGCCAAGCGCGGCGAATTCGATGCCTTCGTCCGCGCCAACGGCCTGCGCGGCAAGGTCGAGTACATCGACCATCACGAATGCCACGCCCTCGGCGCGTTCGTCTGCTCGCCGTTCGACGAGGCGCTGACCCTCACCTGCGACGGCCGCGGCGACTTCCAGTCGCTCACCGTCACCCACTACCGCGCCGACGGCGGCGAGACGGTCCTGCAACGCGAGACCAGCGTCGACAGCCTGGGCTACTTCTACGGGCGCATCACCCGCCTGCTCGGCTTCAAGCCGAACCGCCACGAAGGCAAGATCACCGGCCTGGCGGCGTTCGGCGACGCGGAAAAGCTGCTGCCGCTGATGAACGACATGATCCGCCTGGAGAACGGCCGCCTGCGCGCCCGCTGCGGCGAACTGTACCTGCCCTCCTACGACGGCTACAGCGATCCGCTGCTGCAACGCTGCGCGGCGGAACGCCCGGCGGATGTCGCCGCTGCCGCGCAACGGCACTCCGAAGACCTGCTGGTGGCCATCGCCCGGGAGCACGTGGCGCGCACCGGCTGCGCCAACCTGTGCCTGGCCGGCGGGGTGTTCGGCAACGTCAAGCTGAACCAGCGCCTGCGCGAGATCCCCGGGGTCCGCGATGTCTACGTGCTGCCCTGCATGGGCGACGGCGGCCTGGCCCTGGCCGCGGCGGTGGCGGTGGCCTATCGCGAGAACGGTACGCGCTTCCCGGCGCCGAGCATGGCCCTCGGGCCGGACGCGCGCAGCGCCGCGCAGAATGCCGAGCTGATCGCCAGCCAGTACCCGCAACTGGCCTACAGCCGGCCGGCCAACCTGATCGAGACGCTGGTCGAAGCGCTGCGGGAAAACCAGGTGCTGGGCATGTTCAAGGGCCGCATGGAGTTCGGCCCGCGCGCCTTGTGCAACCGCAGCATCGTCTACCATCCCGGCGATGCCAGCGCCAACGACTGGCTCAATCAGCGCATGGAACGCACCGAGTTCATGCCATTCGCCCCGGTCACCGCGGTAGAACACGCCGAGGCTTGCTACGTTGGCTGGCGTGAAGACCAGGTGGCGGCCGACTACATGACCATGACCTACGATTGCCATGCGGATTTCCGCGCGCGCTGCCCGGCAGTGGTGCATGTCGACGGCACCGCCCGGCCGCAGATCATCCGGCCGCAGGCCGATCCGTTCATGCACGCCCTGCTGCATGCCTGGCATGCCCGCAGCGGCCAGCCGGCGCTGATCAACACCTCCTTCAACCGCCACGAGGAACCGATCGTCTGCGCCCCGCAGGACGCCCTCGGCGCGCTGGAGGACGGCATGGTCGACCTGGTGGTGCTGGGCGAGTCCCTGCTGGTCTGGCGCAAGGGCGAGAACGCCTTCGCCAGGGCGCGCTTCGAGTGA
- a CDS encoding MFS transporter, whose protein sequence is MYLIFSGYFAAEGLIYPFWPTWLASLGFGASQIGLLIAAAYWPQVIAGVALTYVADWRIDQLRLATLLAALAGACALLFQLAEGLPLFIALSVLYGAFWTSVLPLTESYLLKRDKAALQNYGRVRAVGSLAFILTATLGGLLLGRFGQQLVPALVGLTMLLTALACLFLRRRSLRRPDSPLPGARRRPDLRGILRQRPLLLAIAAAGMIQLSHSLYFTTASLGWQALGYSSFSVGAFWGLAVIAEISFFAVSNRILDRHPALQVMLFSSLCAALRWGLLAGSEHLAAILLGQCLHALSFAAYHAAVMRYIRDHAPESARVLTQGIYYSLAVALPMGLASPAAGWLYEGLPQWSYLIMALFALGGAVLVWLALQSARDASTSVFSRSV, encoded by the coding sequence ATGTACCTGATCTTTTCCGGCTACTTCGCCGCCGAGGGGCTGATCTATCCGTTCTGGCCGACCTGGCTGGCCAGCCTGGGCTTCGGCGCCAGCCAGATCGGCCTGTTGATCGCCGCGGCCTACTGGCCGCAGGTGATCGCCGGGGTGGCGCTGACCTACGTGGCCGACTGGCGCATCGACCAGTTGCGCCTGGCGACCCTGCTGGCGGCCCTGGCCGGCGCCTGCGCCCTGCTGTTCCAGCTGGCCGAGGGCCTGCCCCTGTTCATCGCCCTGAGCGTGCTCTACGGCGCATTCTGGACCAGCGTGCTGCCGCTCACCGAATCCTACCTGCTCAAGCGCGACAAGGCCGCCCTGCAGAACTACGGGCGGGTACGCGCAGTCGGTTCGCTGGCCTTCATCCTCACCGCGACCCTGGGCGGCCTGCTGCTCGGTCGGTTCGGCCAGCAACTGGTGCCCGCCCTGGTCGGCCTGACGATGCTGCTCACCGCGCTGGCCTGCCTGTTCCTCCGTCGCCGCAGCCTGCGCCGTCCGGACTCGCCGCTGCCGGGCGCCAGGCGCCGTCCCGACCTGCGCGGGATCCTCCGGCAACGCCCCCTGCTGCTGGCCATCGCCGCGGCGGGAATGATCCAACTGAGCCACTCGCTGTACTTCACCACCGCCTCGCTGGGCTGGCAGGCGCTGGGCTACTCGTCGTTCTCGGTCGGCGCCTTCTGGGGCCTGGCGGTGATCGCCGAGATCAGCTTCTTCGCCGTCTCCAACCGCATCCTGGACCGCCACCCGGCGCTCCAGGTGATGCTCTTCTCCAGCCTTTGCGCGGCGCTGCGCTGGGGCCTGCTGGCCGGCAGCGAACATCTCGCCGCGATCCTCCTCGGCCAGTGCCTGCACGCCCTCAGCTTCGCCGCCTACCACGCCGCGGTGATGCGCTACATCCGCGACCACGCGCCGGAAAGCGCGCGGGTACTGACCCAGGGAATCTACTACTCTCTGGCGGTAGCGCTGCCCATGGGCCTCGCCAGTCCGGCCGCCGGCTGGCTGTACGAAGGCCTGCCGCAGTGGTCCTATCTGATCATGGCGCTGTTCGCCCTCGGCGGCGCGGTCCTGGTCTGGCTTGCCCTACAGAGTGCCCGAGATGCATCGACTAGCGTTTTCAGCCGTTCTGTTTGA
- the fusA gene encoding elongation factor G: MARTTPIELYRNIGIVAHVDAGKTTTTERILFYTGVNHKMGEVHDGAATMDWMVQEQERGITITSAATTAFWQGSTKQFPHRYRFNIIDTPGHVDFTIEVERSLRVLDGAVVVFSGADGVEPQSETVWRQANKYHVPRLAYVNKMDRQGADFLRVVAQIKQRLGHVPVPIQLAIGAEENFSGQIDLVKMKAIYWNDADQGTSYREEEIPAELRALAEEWRAHMVEAAAEANDELMNKYLEGEELSIEEIKAGLRQRTLANQIVPAVLGSSFKNKGVPLVLDAVIDYLPAPSEIPAIRGTDPDDEEKHDERHADDDEPFSALAFKIATDPFVGTLTFARVYSGVLTSGDAVLNSVKGKKERVGRMVQMHANQRDEIKEVRAGDIAALIGMKDVTTGDTLCAIDKPIILERMDFPDPVISVAVEPKTKADQEKMGIALSKLAQEDPSFRVKTDEETAQTIISGMGELHLDIIVDRMRREFGVEANIGKPQVAYRETIRNTCEIEGKFVRQSGGRGQFGHCWIRFAPADEGQEGLEFHNEVVGGVIPREFIPAIQKGIEDQMQNGVLAGYPLIGLKATVYDGSYHDVDSSEMAFKIAASMATKQLSQKGGAVLMEPVMKVEVVTPEDYMGDVMGDLNRRRGLIQGMEDTPAGKVIRAEVPLGEMFGYATDVRSMSQGRASYSMEFVRYAEVPASVAEAIVARQGR; encoded by the coding sequence ATGGCTCGCACCACTCCCATCGAGCTTTATCGCAACATCGGCATCGTCGCCCACGTCGACGCCGGCAAGACCACGACGACCGAGCGGATCCTCTTCTACACCGGCGTCAACCACAAGATGGGCGAGGTCCATGACGGCGCGGCGACCATGGACTGGATGGTCCAGGAGCAGGAGCGCGGCATCACCATCACCTCGGCGGCGACCACGGCCTTCTGGCAGGGCTCGACCAAGCAGTTCCCGCACCGCTATCGCTTCAACATCATCGACACTCCCGGCCACGTCGACTTCACCATCGAGGTGGAGCGCTCGCTGCGCGTGCTCGATGGCGCGGTGGTGGTGTTCAGCGGCGCCGACGGGGTCGAGCCGCAGTCCGAGACGGTCTGGCGCCAGGCCAACAAGTACCATGTGCCGCGCCTGGCCTACGTCAACAAAATGGATCGCCAGGGCGCCGATTTCCTCCGCGTGGTCGCGCAGATCAAGCAACGCCTGGGCCATGTCCCGGTGCCGATCCAACTGGCGATCGGCGCGGAGGAAAACTTCAGCGGGCAGATCGACCTGGTGAAGATGAAGGCCATCTACTGGAACGATGCCGACCAGGGCACCAGCTACCGCGAGGAGGAGATCCCGGCGGAGCTGCGGGCGCTGGCCGAGGAGTGGCGGGCGCACATGGTCGAGGCCGCCGCCGAGGCCAACGACGAACTGATGAACAAGTATCTGGAAGGCGAGGAACTGAGCATCGAGGAGATCAAGGCCGGGCTGCGCCAGCGGACCCTGGCCAACCAGATCGTACCGGCGGTGCTCGGCTCCTCGTTCAAGAACAAGGGCGTGCCGCTGGTGCTCGACGCGGTGATCGACTATCTCCCGGCTCCGTCGGAAATCCCGGCGATCAGGGGCACCGACCCGGACGACGAAGAGAAGCACGACGAGCGCCATGCGGACGACGACGAGCCTTTCTCGGCGCTGGCGTTCAAGATCGCCACCGACCCCTTCGTCGGCACCCTGACCTTCGCCCGCGTGTATTCCGGGGTGCTGACTTCCGGCGACGCGGTGCTCAACTCGGTGAAAGGCAAGAAGGAGCGGGTCGGGCGGATGGTGCAGATGCACGCCAACCAGCGCGACGAGATCAAGGAGGTGCGCGCCGGCGACATCGCCGCGCTGATCGGCATGAAGGACGTGACCACCGGCGACACCCTGTGCGCCATCGACAAGCCGATCATCCTCGAACGCATGGACTTCCCCGATCCGGTGATCTCGGTGGCGGTGGAACCGAAGACCAAGGCCGACCAGGAGAAGATGGGCATCGCGCTGAGCAAGCTGGCCCAGGAAGACCCGTCGTTCCGCGTGAAGACCGACGAGGAGACCGCGCAAACCATCATTTCCGGGATGGGCGAGTTGCACCTGGACATCATCGTCGACCGCATGCGCCGCGAGTTCGGCGTCGAAGCCAATATCGGCAAGCCGCAGGTGGCCTATCGCGAGACCATCCGCAACACCTGCGAGATCGAGGGCAAGTTCGTCCGCCAGTCCGGCGGCCGCGGCCAGTTCGGCCATTGCTGGATCCGCTTCGCTCCGGCCGATGAGGGGCAGGAAGGCCTGGAGTTCCACAACGAGGTGGTCGGCGGGGTGATTCCCCGCGAATTCATCCCGGCGATCCAGAAGGGCATCGAGGACCAGATGCAGAACGGCGTGCTCGCCGGCTACCCGCTGATCGGCCTGAAGGCGACGGTGTACGACGGCTCCTACCATGACGTCGACTCCAGCGAGATGGCGTTCAAGATCGCCGCCTCGATGGCCACCAAGCAACTCTCGCAGAAGGGCGGAGCGGTGCTCATGGAGCCGGTGATGAAGGTCGAGGTGGTGACCCCGGAGGACTACATGGGCGATGTGATGGGCGACCTCAACCGCCGGCGTGGCCTGATCCAGGGCATGGAGGATACCCCGGCGGGCAAGGTGATCCGTGCCGAGGTCCCGCTGGGCGAAATGTTCGGCTATGCCACCGACGTGCGCTCGATGTCCCAGGGGCGCGCGAGCTACTCGATGGAGTTCGTTCGCTATGCCGAGGTACCGGCCAGCGTGGCCGAGGCGATCGTCGCCAGGCAGGGCCGCTGA
- a CDS encoding TonB-dependent receptor → MHRSLHTDPPLGAALLLALQLAPGSAAAAEGQAPVDPPTVQLQRIEVTGSAIRRVDAETAVPISVLRAEELRQQGVTSTEELIGRLSGNQGVYNSSRSVGSATGGASFADLRGIGANKTLVLLNGRRLANNAIDGSAVDLNTIPFAAIDRVEVLRDGASALYGTDAIGGVINFITRKSLNEGRVDSGYASPTHDGGGNQRNVSASWGFGELEEDRFNVFAVANYDKQERLGAKDRGYTYNYQPGRGLDYSSGTAFPGNWSQGANASNPLAAGGCKGADLIPRNGICRQSLWRYLDLVPETEKTSVFSRATGKLADEHNVSLEYFWSRNDNATQVGPGTLTGLQIDPGTAFYPGNGITPGPGGFVLDPSRPVEVNWRQSVLGPRLQSSQNTGQRLLLGFDGQFAGWDYDIGASYNQNKVVDHIHSGYVDDRAAALGIANGTLNPFGPQTDAGLAYLGSHALSGDFRTSVGRVKGLDARASREIGDWFGAGPAALALGGEFRKEAFHQDIQDFAGNVQSLGVDPAATVSGERNLKAQYAELNVPVLDSLELSAAIRHDKYSDFGSTSNPKYSFRFQPFRQLVLRGAYSEGFRAPSLYELYNPTFTTYTSANYDDPRLCAGGQPSQGGIANRDCAQQFYNATGGNTDLRPETARNVTLGLVYQPLRDLSVGLDFWWIRIANQIAEFPEAAIFADPQAYAGRIVRKADGSIDHVVTGLANLGKVKTSGVDLSLDYRFPASRYGQFGLDLQGTYVSRYDFQQQIGGQYLDNVGDFQGVGVIARWKHVANATWSRDAWQATLSNRYTSGYNDYNRASHGKVGSWNLWDLAGSYRLSHALGLTLGVKNLFDREPPFSNQTYTFQSGYDPRYTDPYGRILFGRLSYSF, encoded by the coding sequence ATGCACCGATCGCTCCACACCGACCCGCCGCTGGGCGCCGCCCTGCTGCTGGCCCTGCAGCTCGCTCCCGGCAGCGCCGCCGCGGCGGAGGGACAGGCGCCTGTCGACCCGCCCACGGTCCAGTTGCAACGAATCGAGGTGACCGGTAGCGCGATCCGCCGGGTCGATGCGGAAACCGCGGTGCCGATCAGCGTCCTGCGCGCCGAGGAGCTGCGCCAACAGGGCGTGACCAGCACCGAGGAACTGATCGGCCGGCTTTCCGGCAACCAGGGCGTATACAACTCCAGTCGCTCGGTCGGCAGCGCCACCGGCGGCGCCTCGTTCGCCGACCTGCGCGGGATCGGCGCGAACAAGACCCTGGTGCTGCTCAACGGCCGGCGCCTGGCGAACAATGCCATCGACGGCTCCGCCGTGGATCTCAACACCATTCCCTTCGCCGCCATCGACCGGGTCGAGGTGCTGCGCGACGGCGCCTCCGCACTGTACGGCACCGATGCCATCGGCGGGGTGATCAACTTCATCACCCGCAAGAGCCTGAACGAAGGCCGCGTCGACAGCGGCTACGCCTCCCCCACCCACGACGGCGGCGGCAACCAGCGCAACGTCAGCGCTAGCTGGGGCTTCGGCGAGCTGGAGGAGGATCGCTTCAATGTCTTCGCGGTGGCCAACTACGACAAGCAGGAACGCCTCGGCGCCAAGGACCGCGGCTACACCTACAACTACCAGCCGGGACGCGGCCTCGACTACAGCTCCGGCACCGCCTTCCCCGGCAACTGGAGCCAGGGCGCCAACGCCAGCAATCCGCTGGCCGCCGGCGGTTGCAAGGGCGCCGACCTGATCCCGCGCAACGGCATCTGCCGGCAGAGCCTGTGGCGCTACCTCGACCTGGTGCCGGAAACCGAGAAGACCTCGGTGTTCAGCCGCGCCACCGGCAAGCTGGCCGACGAGCACAACGTCAGTCTGGAGTACTTCTGGTCGCGCAACGACAACGCTACCCAGGTCGGCCCAGGGACCCTCACCGGCCTGCAGATCGATCCCGGCACCGCCTTCTATCCCGGCAACGGCATCACTCCCGGTCCCGGCGGCTTCGTCCTCGACCCGAGCCGGCCGGTGGAGGTCAACTGGCGGCAGAGCGTGCTCGGGCCGCGCCTGCAATCCTCGCAGAACACCGGCCAGCGCCTGCTGCTCGGCTTCGACGGCCAGTTCGCCGGCTGGGACTACGATATCGGCGCCTCGTACAACCAGAACAAGGTGGTCGACCATATCCACAGCGGCTACGTCGACGATCGCGCCGCCGCCCTCGGCATCGCCAACGGGACGCTGAACCCGTTCGGGCCGCAGACCGACGCCGGCCTCGCCTACCTCGGCAGCCATGCCCTGAGCGGCGACTTCCGTACCTCGGTCGGCCGCGTCAAGGGCCTGGACGCCCGCGCCAGCCGGGAGATCGGCGACTGGTTCGGCGCCGGGCCGGCGGCCCTGGCGCTGGGCGGCGAGTTCCGCAAGGAAGCGTTCCACCAGGACATCCAGGACTTCGCCGGCAACGTGCAGAGCCTCGGCGTCGATCCCGCCGCCACGGTCAGCGGCGAGCGCAACCTGAAGGCGCAGTACGCCGAACTCAACGTGCCGGTGCTGGACAGCCTGGAACTCAGCGCGGCGATCCGCCACGACAAGTACAGCGACTTCGGCAGCACCAGCAACCCGAAATATTCGTTCCGCTTCCAGCCGTTCCGCCAGTTGGTCCTGCGCGGCGCCTACAGCGAAGGTTTCCGTGCGCCGTCGCTGTACGAACTGTACAACCCGACCTTCACCACCTATACCAGCGCCAACTACGACGACCCGCGCCTGTGCGCCGGCGGCCAGCCGAGCCAGGGCGGCATCGCCAACCGCGACTGCGCCCAGCAGTTCTACAACGCCACCGGCGGCAATACCGACCTGCGACCGGAAACCGCGCGCAACGTTACCCTGGGCCTGGTCTACCAGCCGCTGCGCGACCTTTCCGTCGGCCTGGACTTCTGGTGGATCAGGATCGCCAACCAGATCGCCGAGTTTCCCGAAGCGGCGATCTTCGCCGACCCGCAGGCCTACGCCGGACGCATCGTGCGCAAGGCCGACGGCTCGATCGATCACGTCGTCACCGGACTGGCCAACCTCGGCAAGGTAAAGACCAGCGGCGTCGACCTGAGCCTCGATTATCGTTTCCCGGCCAGCCGCTACGGGCAGTTCGGGCTCGACCTGCAAGGCACCTACGTGTCCCGCTACGACTTCCAGCAGCAGATCGGCGGCCAGTACCTGGACAACGTCGGCGACTTCCAGGGCGTCGGCGTGATCGCCCGCTGGAAGCACGTCGCCAACGCCACCTGGAGCCGCGACGCCTGGCAGGCCACCCTGAGCAACCGCTACACCAGCGGCTACAACGACTACAACCGCGCCAGCCACGGCAAGGTCGGCTCGTGGAACCTCTGGGACCTGGCCGGCAGCTACCGCCTCAGCCACGCGCTGGGGCTGACCCTCGGGGTGAAGAACCTGTTCGACCGCGAACCGCCGTTCAGCAACCAGACCTACACCTTCCAGAGCGGCTACGACCCGCGCTACACCGATCCCTACGGGCGCATCCTGTTCGGCCGCCTCAGCTACAGCTTCTGA
- a CDS encoding HAD family hydrolase has translation MDGVLISSREAIAAAWSRVAGEQGVALGPDCLRDHVHGRPGGYTLDYLFGHLPMERRRILKQRVDALEEGADCPLLPGVAAVIRQLRWLDVPLALVTSSWPARIDHVLRQHDLQAAFRTLVSRDDVVHGKPAPDGYRLAAARLGVAPSRCLVFEDSLSGVQAACAAGATCVAIGEESGLLAAGARWSVRDFRELRIVREDDRLYCQHRHPATTGSERSVGVP, from the coding sequence ATGGACGGCGTCCTGATCAGCTCCCGCGAAGCCATCGCCGCGGCCTGGAGCCGGGTCGCCGGCGAACAGGGCGTGGCGCTCGGCCCGGACTGCCTGCGCGACCACGTGCACGGTCGCCCGGGCGGCTACACCCTGGACTATCTGTTCGGCCACCTGCCGATGGAGCGCCGGCGGATCCTCAAGCAACGGGTCGATGCGCTGGAGGAAGGCGCCGACTGTCCCCTGCTGCCCGGCGTCGCCGCGGTGATCCGCCAGCTGCGTTGGCTGGACGTGCCCTTGGCGCTGGTCACCAGCAGTTGGCCGGCACGCATCGACCACGTGCTGCGCCAGCACGACCTGCAGGCGGCGTTCCGCACCCTGGTCAGCCGCGACGACGTGGTCCACGGCAAGCCGGCTCCGGATGGCTATCGCCTGGCCGCGGCCAGGCTCGGCGTGGCACCGTCGCGCTGCCTGGTGTTCGAAGACTCCCTCAGCGGCGTGCAGGCCGCCTGTGCCGCCGGCGCGACCTGCGTGGCGATCGGCGAGGAGAGCGGCCTGCTCGCCGCCGGCGCGCGCTGGTCGGTCCGGGATTTCCGCGAGCTACGGATCGTCCGCGAAGACGACCGGCTGTACTGCCAGCATCGGCACCCCGCCACGACCGGCAGCGAGAGGAGCGTTGGCGTCCCATGA